Within Sphingobium sp. SCG-1, the genomic segment TTCCAGCGCCTCCCCCCGAACCGTGCTTGCACCTTTCAATGCACACGGCTCTCCATTCCGCTGGTCAACCGGCCGCCGTGGAGATGGACGTGGCATGAGCGACACAGAACGATAGTTCCGCGCCGCCGAGCCGATTGTTTCCACGCCGTCATCGGTCCGCGCCGCTTGTCCTTCAGCCTGTTGGGATGATGCGCTTCGAACGGACCATCAACATCGCCGCAGCTCTCGCATTCGCGTGCGCTGAGGCGTGTGATGATATCGTTCGTGCTCAGCGCAAGGCGTGAGCCGACCGTGGTGTTATCCACGACCGACCGTTGCCAAGGCCGAACGTTCAGGTGCTTCAACCTCCAGAGCATCTGGACCCGCAGTTCGCCCCGAACCATGGTTTTCACGCCATAGTCCGTCCCCAGTTTCAGATTTGCCATGGCCCGCGCCCGCGTTATGCGCTGCCGCGCCGCGATGGTCGCCAGCAGGCTCCTGAACATGACGAGTTCAAGGCCGTCGAGCGAGCTTTTCACGCCGTCTGCGATCGCATAATAATTGGCGAGGCCACGTAGCTCCGAGTTGTAGGCAATGACCATTTCCGCGACACTGGAGTCGAGGAACTGCGGACGTACCCGGCCATTCCTCAGATCGAGGTTGCCGAGTTTCTTGCGCCTGCAGAACCCATAGACCCGAGACCTCGGCACCCACAGCTTGATATTGCCCCGCGTTGGTCGGCGACGGACACGACGTGATCCGCCACCGACCTTCGACCGCCCTGCCATTGATCCGGCAGACCGCAACGTGAAGGCGCAAACGTGGAAGCCAAGGAACGGCGATCCCTTCGATGCATCACTGACCCGCGTCTTCTCCGGTGACACTTCAAGGTTGAGCCGATCACGAAGGAACGCTTCGATTTCAGCCCTGATCCTTGTTGCATCAGCCTTGCTGCCGATTACACCGACGAGAAAGTCGTCGGCGTAGCGACAATAGCGCAGGCGCCGGAAGTCCGGGTCCATTGGATCGACAGACGGACATGCCCGCCTTTCTTTCGTGACTGCCTTGATCCGCTTCAACAGGTTACGAACCTTGGCATCGTCCGCGCCACCGGCGCGGAGCGCATCGATCTCGGCACGATAATCAGCGATCTGGCGAGATAGACGCGTGTAGGCAGGATTTGCCCTGCGCGTTTTTCCCTGATCGAAGCCGACCCGCATTTCCTCCATGAACTCATCAAGCTCATGGAGATATATGTTGGCCAGCAAGGGCGAGATTACGCCGCCCTGAGGGGTGCCGCTATAGGTCCGCTCGAACGTCCAGTCGTCCATGACGCCCGCCTTCAACATCCGTTCGATCAGACCGATGAACCGAGGGTCATCGATGCGTTTCGAGAGAAGCCTAAGCAGGATGTCATGGTCGATGTTGTCGAAGAACCCGCGAACATCCACCTCGATCAGCCATTTCATGCCTGTCCAGGTATTACGGATCTCTTCGAGCGCCGTATGGCACGAGCGCCCCGTGCGGAACCCATGACTATGCTTTGAGAACACAGGATCATAGATTTGCGCGAGGACGATTCGAGCCGCTTCCTGAACAATGCGATCATCGACCGTAGGGATGCCCAATGGGCGCATTTTGCCATTGCCCTTGGGGATATAGACCCGTCTGACCGGTCGGGGGCGGTAAGTGCCATCGGCCACCTGCCGGGCGAGATTGGCTAACCTCTCAAGCGTCATGCCGTCGAAGCTTTGCCCGTCAACGCCCGGTGTCGCTGCACCCCGGTTCCGGGACACTTTGACATAGGCCCGTTCGTAGAGATGCGACGATCTCAACAAGCGGTGAAGACCATTGACCCGCTTTCCCGCCCGCGACAGGGCCGGAAGAGTCTCGAGCCTTCTCAGGATAATAGCGGCCTGCATCAGCAGTTCCTTTCCATCGATTGGTCGAGTTACGCAGAACTGCCGTCCTTCCCCCGCACCGGGCGGATTTCACGGTCGATCACTCGCCGCTTGTACCGCCGGTCCGTCCACCTCGCGGTGGCTGTCCCGGCCATTACACCGGGCATTCGAGTACTATGACGGCTCCGTCGCCATGCAGGTCCGATACGCTGGCCTGTTTAGGCGATCCCGTAGTTGCACGAGGAGGAGTCGCGATGCGTTTAGGTGCCCCGTTCGTTTCCTTGATCCCCTGACCGGGGCCGCGCCGTGCAGACTGGCGGCGATTCGCTAGGCCGCGCTCCTCGCCCTGCACGAAATGGCGTGTCATCCGCGTTCGCCATCGCTCACCTATTAACCGCTGGAAACTGGGATTCAGACAATCCAGTCTTCACCATGCGCACCTTGCCCGGAGGTCAGCCGCCCGACTGCGGAGTCAGGCTTCGATCCCTTCACCGACATGCTATGGTCCCGTTTCCCTTTCGGAATCTCAGCCGGCTCATCACCAGCACCGGTAAGTCGGTCAGGCAGAAACTGTGCCAGTAAGTTTCGTTCGGTAGAACACTCCTTTCTTCTCGCGCCACAACGGCGCACGGCCTTCGGTGACGATCGCTGGCGTGGCCGCGGACGCCGCGCCGACGCGCGGCGGTATTGTCTGTGCCTCTCCCGGTACGGCGGGTGCGGGCGGCGCTCCCGGCTAGGCCCGACGCGGGCGAAGCCAACCCCTTCGGGGTGCTCCACTGTGTTCCGCCCGTTGGTGTCTTCGCCCGCTCGAAGCCGGGCCTCTTGGTCGCGTCTCGCCGCCCACCCCCGCCTTCCGGGGAGGCTTGCTGCTTTTTGGGTGGCGATGGAGGACCGCGATGCGCAAAGCTGCCAGCCGCCGTGCCCGCCGAGAGGTTGCGGGCGACAATCATCAGACCGAGAAACGTGCCAACCTCAATGACGAGGTGACCGCCCGGATCGTCGCCGAGCTTGAGGCCGGGCGGTTTCCCTGGGTCCAGCCTTGGGGACGAACCGGCGGAACTGGTCCCGGCCTGCCGCGCAACGCCCGCACCGCCCGGACCTATTCGGGCGTCAATATCCTGATCCTGTGGGGCGCGGTCATCGAACATGGCTGGCCTTCGCAAAGCTGGCTGACCTTCCGGCAGGCGCAGGAGGCGGGCGGCTGCGTCCGCAAGGGCGAGCATGGCGTGACCGTGTTCTATGCCGACCGCTTCACCCCCGAAGCCGAGAAGGAACGCGCCCAGCGCGACGGCGACGAGGCCCGCGCCGTGCCCTTTCTGAAGCGGTTCACCGTGTTCAACGTCGGGCAGTGCGAGGGCTTGCGCGCCGGACTGGCGTCCGATCCCGCGCCGCTGCCCGAACGCGAGATCGTGCCCGTTGCCGAGGAAGTCATCGCGGCCTCAGGCGTCGATTTCCGCATCGGCGGGTCCAAGGCATTCTACGCGCCCGACCCCGATTTCGTGCAGGTGCCGCCGCAACCCGCCTTCTTCGATCAGATCAACTATTACCGGACCTGCCTGCACGAACTGACCCACGCGACCGGCCACCCCAAGCGGCTCGGGCGCGACTTGAAGAATGCGTTCGGCAGCAAGGATTATGCGCGCGAGGAACTGGTCGCCGAGATGGGATCGGCCTTCCTCTGTGCCGCGCTCGGCATCGTCCCCACCGTCCGCCATGCCGACTATATCGGCTCTTGGCTGGAGGTTCTGCGCGAGGACAATCGCGCGATCTTCCGCGCGGCGAGCGCCGCCACCAAAGCCGCCGACTGGCTGCTCGCCCGGCATCGGGAAGCCCAAGAGGCCCGCGTGCAAGGGAGGATCGCGGCATGATCCTCCTGACCCCCGATCTTCGCTTCGCGCTGCGCGTGAACGCCATCAACCACCGCGCCGCCCAGCGCGACGAGAAGCCCGAACCCGACCCGGTTCCTGTCCTGAAACTGTTCAATCCGGTGGGCGCAGCGACATGGCTGGCGACCGAATTGGATAGCGACGACGACACCCTGTTCGGCCTCGCAGACCTTGGCTTCGGATGCCCCGAACTCGGCTATTTCAGCCTGTCCGAGATCGCTTCGGTTCGTCTGCCGTTCGGCCTCGGCATCGAGCGCGATATCGGGTTCGAGACGCCGCACAGCCTAGCGGTTTGGGCCGCTGCCGCCCGCCGAACCGGATCGATCCTATCGGCTCAACAGCTACTCCGCAGCACCGGAGCCAACCAGCTTCCGCCCCGAGGCGGATGACGCAGGCGGCCGTTTGCCGCTCATCGT encodes:
- the ltrA gene encoding group II intron reverse transcriptase/maturase yields the protein MQAAIILRRLETLPALSRAGKRVNGLHRLLRSSHLYERAYVKVSRNRGAATPGVDGQSFDGMTLERLANLARQVADGTYRPRPVRRVYIPKGNGKMRPLGIPTVDDRIVQEAARIVLAQIYDPVFSKHSHGFRTGRSCHTALEEIRNTWTGMKWLIEVDVRGFFDNIDHDILLRLLSKRIDDPRFIGLIERMLKAGVMDDWTFERTYSGTPQGGVISPLLANIYLHELDEFMEEMRVGFDQGKTRRANPAYTRLSRQIADYRAEIDALRAGGADDAKVRNLLKRIKAVTKERRACPSVDPMDPDFRRLRYCRYADDFLVGVIGSKADATRIRAEIEAFLRDRLNLEVSPEKTRVSDASKGSPFLGFHVCAFTLRSAGSMAGRSKVGGGSRRVRRRPTRGNIKLWVPRSRVYGFCRRKKLGNLDLRNGRVRPQFLDSSVAEMVIAYNSELRGLANYYAIADGVKSSLDGLELVMFRSLLATIAARQRITRARAMANLKLGTDYGVKTMVRGELRVQMLWRLKHLNVRPWQRSVVDNTTVGSRLALSTNDIITRLSARECESCGDVDGPFEAHHPNRLKDKRRGPMTAWKQSARRRGTIVLCRSCHVHLHGGRLTSGMESRVH
- a CDS encoding ArdC family protein, with translation MRKAASRRARREVAGDNHQTEKRANLNDEVTARIVAELEAGRFPWVQPWGRTGGTGPGLPRNARTARTYSGVNILILWGAVIEHGWPSQSWLTFRQAQEAGGCVRKGEHGVTVFYADRFTPEAEKERAQRDGDEARAVPFLKRFTVFNVGQCEGLRAGLASDPAPLPEREIVPVAEEVIAASGVDFRIGGSKAFYAPDPDFVQVPPQPAFFDQINYYRTCLHELTHATGHPKRLGRDLKNAFGSKDYAREELVAEMGSAFLCAALGIVPTVRHADYIGSWLEVLREDNRAIFRAASAATKAADWLLARHREAQEARVQGRIAA
- a CDS encoding DUF2958 domain-containing protein, with amino-acid sequence MILLTPDLRFALRVNAINHRAAQRDEKPEPDPVPVLKLFNPVGAATWLATELDSDDDTLFGLADLGFGCPELGYFSLSEIASVRLPFGLGIERDIGFETPHSLAVWAAAARRTGSILSAQQLLRSTGANQLPPRGG